Proteins found in one Cataglyphis hispanica isolate Lineage 1 chromosome 15, ULB_Chis1_1.0, whole genome shotgun sequence genomic segment:
- the LOC126854978 gene encoding zinc finger Ran-binding domain-containing protein 2-like isoform X2 produces MDAKVDDENQRSVNEGDWICPDSQCANVNFARRNSCNRCGKDRSECPKKKKLGQEIGKAAAEKSRGLFSADDWQCSKCGNVNWARRQQCNMCNAPKFGEIEERTGYGGGYNDRGVVEYKERRDDDDEYDEFGRRKKKRKLEKNSDDDSKDSKYSSPLRSKPRDKEEKDEVDEEEQEENVNEDEEEEDEEEEEDGDLSKYDLSEWDDFVPAKNSTNGSTMSEAQRSRNGDDRRDSGTSNQ; encoded by the exons ATGGATGCTAAAGTGGACGACGAAAATCAGCGTAGCGTCAACGAGGGTGACTGGATCTGTCCTGACTCTCA atGTGCCAATGTGAATTTTGCCAGGAGAAATTCCTGCAATCGTTGTGGAAAAG ATAGAAGTGAATGtccaaagaagaaaaaattgggTCAAGAAATTGGAAAAGCAGCCGCGGAAAAGAGTAGAGGTCTCTTTAG CGCGGACGATTGGCAATGTAGCAAATGCGGTAATGTCAACTGGGCTCGCCGACAGCAGTGCAATATGTGCAATGCCCCAAAGTTCGGCGAGATAGAGGAACGCACAGGATACGGAGGTGGATATAACGATCGAGGAGTCGTCGAATACAAGGAGAGGCGAGATGACGACGATGAATATGACGAGTTTGGACGGCGCAAGAAAAAGCGGAAACTTGAAAAGAATTCTGACGATGATTCCAAGGATTCTAAATACAGCAGCCCATTGCGTAGTAAACCTAGAGATAAGGAGGAAAAAGATGAAGTGGACGAAGAGGAGCAAGAAGAAAATGTTAAC gaggatgaagaggaagaggacgaggaagaagaagaggatgGTGATTTATCTAAATACGATCTTAGCGAATGGGATGATTTTGTACCAGCGAAAAACAG tacgaACGGGAGTACCATGTCAGAAGCGCAACGGTCAAG AAACGGAGATGATCGGCGCGATTCAGGCACATCCAACCAATGA
- the LOC126854978 gene encoding zinc finger Ran-binding domain-containing protein 2-like isoform X4 codes for MDAKVDDENQRSVNEGDWICPDSQCANVNFARRNSCNRCGKDRSECPKKKKLGQEIGKAAAEKSRGLFSADDWQCSKCGNVNWARRQQCNMCNAPKFGEIEERTGYGGGYNDRGVVEYKERRDDDDEYDEFGRRKKKRKLEKNSDDDSKDSKYSSPLRSKPRDKEEKDEVDEEEQEENVNVNEDEEEEDEEEEEDGDLSKYDLSEWDDFVPAKNRNGDDRRDSGTSNQ; via the exons ATGGATGCTAAAGTGGACGACGAAAATCAGCGTAGCGTCAACGAGGGTGACTGGATCTGTCCTGACTCTCA atGTGCCAATGTGAATTTTGCCAGGAGAAATTCCTGCAATCGTTGTGGAAAAG ATAGAAGTGAATGtccaaagaagaaaaaattgggTCAAGAAATTGGAAAAGCAGCCGCGGAAAAGAGTAGAGGTCTCTTTAG CGCGGACGATTGGCAATGTAGCAAATGCGGTAATGTCAACTGGGCTCGCCGACAGCAGTGCAATATGTGCAATGCCCCAAAGTTCGGCGAGATAGAGGAACGCACAGGATACGGAGGTGGATATAACGATCGAGGAGTCGTCGAATACAAGGAGAGGCGAGATGACGACGATGAATATGACGAGTTTGGACGGCGCAAGAAAAAGCGGAAACTTGAAAAGAATTCTGACGATGATTCCAAGGATTCTAAATACAGCAGCCCATTGCGTAGTAAACCTAGAGATAAGGAGGAAAAAGATGAAGTGGACGAAGAGGAGCAAGAAGAAAATGTTAACGTAAAC gaggatgaagaggaagaggacgaggaagaagaagaggatgGTGATTTATCTAAATACGATCTTAGCGAATGGGATGATTTTGTACCAGCGAAAAACAG AAACGGAGATGATCGGCGCGATTCAGGCACATCCAACCAATGA
- the LOC126854978 gene encoding zinc finger Ran-binding domain-containing protein 2-like isoform X1, with amino-acid sequence MDAKVDDENQRSVNEGDWICPDSQCANVNFARRNSCNRCGKDRSECPKKKKLGQEIGKAAAEKSRGLFSADDWQCSKCGNVNWARRQQCNMCNAPKFGEIEERTGYGGGYNDRGVVEYKERRDDDDEYDEFGRRKKKRKLEKNSDDDSKDSKYSSPLRSKPRDKEEKDEVDEEEQEENVNVNEDEEEEDEEEEEDGDLSKYDLSEWDDFVPAKNSTNGSTMSEAQRSRNGDDRRDSGTSNQ; translated from the exons ATGGATGCTAAAGTGGACGACGAAAATCAGCGTAGCGTCAACGAGGGTGACTGGATCTGTCCTGACTCTCA atGTGCCAATGTGAATTTTGCCAGGAGAAATTCCTGCAATCGTTGTGGAAAAG ATAGAAGTGAATGtccaaagaagaaaaaattgggTCAAGAAATTGGAAAAGCAGCCGCGGAAAAGAGTAGAGGTCTCTTTAG CGCGGACGATTGGCAATGTAGCAAATGCGGTAATGTCAACTGGGCTCGCCGACAGCAGTGCAATATGTGCAATGCCCCAAAGTTCGGCGAGATAGAGGAACGCACAGGATACGGAGGTGGATATAACGATCGAGGAGTCGTCGAATACAAGGAGAGGCGAGATGACGACGATGAATATGACGAGTTTGGACGGCGCAAGAAAAAGCGGAAACTTGAAAAGAATTCTGACGATGATTCCAAGGATTCTAAATACAGCAGCCCATTGCGTAGTAAACCTAGAGATAAGGAGGAAAAAGATGAAGTGGACGAAGAGGAGCAAGAAGAAAATGTTAACGTAAAC gaggatgaagaggaagaggacgaggaagaagaagaggatgGTGATTTATCTAAATACGATCTTAGCGAATGGGATGATTTTGTACCAGCGAAAAACAG tacgaACGGGAGTACCATGTCAGAAGCGCAACGGTCAAG AAACGGAGATGATCGGCGCGATTCAGGCACATCCAACCAATGA
- the LOC126854978 gene encoding zinc finger Ran-binding domain-containing protein 2-like isoform X5 — MDAKVDDENQRSVNEGDWICPDSQCANVNFARRNSCNRCGKDRSECPKKKKLGQEIGKAAAEKSRGLFSADDWQCSKCGNVNWARRQQCNMCNAPKFGEIEERTGYGGGYNDRGVVEYKERRDDDDEYDEFGRRKKKRKLEKNSDDDSKDSKYSSPLRSKPRDKEEKDEVDEEEQEENVNEDEEEEDEEEEEDGDLSKYDLSEWDDFVPAKNRNGDDRRDSGTSNQ; from the exons ATGGATGCTAAAGTGGACGACGAAAATCAGCGTAGCGTCAACGAGGGTGACTGGATCTGTCCTGACTCTCA atGTGCCAATGTGAATTTTGCCAGGAGAAATTCCTGCAATCGTTGTGGAAAAG ATAGAAGTGAATGtccaaagaagaaaaaattgggTCAAGAAATTGGAAAAGCAGCCGCGGAAAAGAGTAGAGGTCTCTTTAG CGCGGACGATTGGCAATGTAGCAAATGCGGTAATGTCAACTGGGCTCGCCGACAGCAGTGCAATATGTGCAATGCCCCAAAGTTCGGCGAGATAGAGGAACGCACAGGATACGGAGGTGGATATAACGATCGAGGAGTCGTCGAATACAAGGAGAGGCGAGATGACGACGATGAATATGACGAGTTTGGACGGCGCAAGAAAAAGCGGAAACTTGAAAAGAATTCTGACGATGATTCCAAGGATTCTAAATACAGCAGCCCATTGCGTAGTAAACCTAGAGATAAGGAGGAAAAAGATGAAGTGGACGAAGAGGAGCAAGAAGAAAATGTTAAC gaggatgaagaggaagaggacgaggaagaagaagaggatgGTGATTTATCTAAATACGATCTTAGCGAATGGGATGATTTTGTACCAGCGAAAAACAG AAACGGAGATGATCGGCGCGATTCAGGCACATCCAACCAATGA
- the LOC126854978 gene encoding zinc finger Ran-binding domain-containing protein 2-like isoform X3 produces MDAKVDDENQRSVNEGDWICPDSQCANVNFARRNSCNRCGKDRSECPKKKKLGQEIGKAAAEKSRGLFSADDWQCSKCGNVNWARRQQCNMCNAPKFGEIEERTGYGGGYNDRGVVEYKERRDDDDEYDEFGRRKKKRKLEKNSDDDSKDSKYSSPLRSKPRDKEEKDEVDEEEQEENVNVNEDEEEEDEEEEEDGDLSKYDLSEWDDFVPAKNSTNGSTMSEAQRSR; encoded by the exons ATGGATGCTAAAGTGGACGACGAAAATCAGCGTAGCGTCAACGAGGGTGACTGGATCTGTCCTGACTCTCA atGTGCCAATGTGAATTTTGCCAGGAGAAATTCCTGCAATCGTTGTGGAAAAG ATAGAAGTGAATGtccaaagaagaaaaaattgggTCAAGAAATTGGAAAAGCAGCCGCGGAAAAGAGTAGAGGTCTCTTTAG CGCGGACGATTGGCAATGTAGCAAATGCGGTAATGTCAACTGGGCTCGCCGACAGCAGTGCAATATGTGCAATGCCCCAAAGTTCGGCGAGATAGAGGAACGCACAGGATACGGAGGTGGATATAACGATCGAGGAGTCGTCGAATACAAGGAGAGGCGAGATGACGACGATGAATATGACGAGTTTGGACGGCGCAAGAAAAAGCGGAAACTTGAAAAGAATTCTGACGATGATTCCAAGGATTCTAAATACAGCAGCCCATTGCGTAGTAAACCTAGAGATAAGGAGGAAAAAGATGAAGTGGACGAAGAGGAGCAAGAAGAAAATGTTAACGTAAAC gaggatgaagaggaagaggacgaggaagaagaagaggatgGTGATTTATCTAAATACGATCTTAGCGAATGGGATGATTTTGTACCAGCGAAAAACAG tacgaACGGGAGTACCATGTCAGAAGCGCAACGGTCAAGGTAA